The following are encoded together in the Bactrocera neohumeralis isolate Rockhampton chromosome 6, APGP_CSIRO_Bneo_wtdbg2-racon-allhic-juicebox.fasta_v2, whole genome shotgun sequence genome:
- the LOC126762088 gene encoding folliculin-interacting protein 1 isoform X1, with the protein MALLNKLFFPTANTSTISTTNSLATSASTSGSASTSLHGISSAPAGSSVKSLENSRTSEAIFRGISGVTSPRVHNNNQAVHSKNYLSQFPFDGRQVRVLLYRECDKTGRKLLFDSNALQKVTLKETNGNIGKSGTDRFTRFSQYTTNNRSRNGNANSGKSQAYKTHSSNSFIEVCEEYGYKHVQPNSAEFTNIGEMVFGASAMSFRGTAFKVHWLQQPPRILCSQVFLTPVYSGNGHSPYSTISTNSLATPRTSISSEHGSMDNFSMSSFSMLGYPLSIGRQFSLTPSDRNSFITSPLDVPDQQSLSTASDGGRADSVPRLSSTYSTVTDSGYDGMSRSQMSSDQWSASYQYSTRSSLGSMSSEQIDTLQKYNFESIYFAYTPLFDDNTSDGSLQRRISRNLRTSFENEHAINDLIGFISDNYSSTGNSNCGGSEGGNMGVPNYRRASYSANESRSNPEIGRRRDTLSSVGGKPSHRRAKLGLAVCITMSESFEEEMELFCSEHIALLESMLGRLRACTERAYINHKEFYQIMFQAWLETQQWFSDLFTAPRIKCPIWLSITTSGNKYSKSVAEKFMKELCWLLTFADTKDTNFFISTMLTAILTHHLGWVSTVAAFNSISSVTESSTAAIEQRAKLLQVSQKHPYNALWAQMGDLYGAIGLPPRLARTVIYGTEKLAVERLLNILTYFIRCGEVRRSAKREDFNKDTLNSLLQKRKNEVLKKCSNGSYQRGSNPKKSSLSGDIINGGGGLKRTHTCKQNLNTISDSGELSEETVGEEEKSSDEEMDGAQVVRTLKKNEIPNVLAFRDSRFVQQELRIGNYLMDTGIEKKSLLKMGTSQNSCNSMSLAEKEGKIRVLITTPDNEELCIEDESSLGGGSTSEEGAVEAIEIDTGIEGHFALADEGVVDTGKRHFFWQVVKEGVSLKQLQRGEKALNMSYSGDGVQLRHQMELDEPMTNLSLSDLITQNSMGKTDRMTWGIEPRRENVSLEEEIHFDNCQKNRANVNANSIGGVVFMLGENEPLVNIKKSNEDLITAIEKEGTKTTHVDDSNTGSTQQLCPLHQRTHGPTSKRHSGVKFNFEQFPQIATNYMKSKNLVLSNYDLLLDKSNKFKTQSGGVTLESLTSDCSSSASTAIESTPDNSTECMVCNSILNSYQTPSNATELEFETDEIRSPHCQQSATKVLRSPTTHMPSISTRTLQPIGSAASIDTLKASSVDNFAELEPKLCSPPSPTERQKTYNTNTRKVSSHRGSISSVAAKCAAVNEALHLVKLPVPGIRDIPQEDEISAGDGMKLRAGFVPSLFLNVSDHYVSDMVLQGTCAPPEKWQMSLREDLALSARAASLISLSAENVAIVADMEKWDVRLISSQLQHFPYVGEQSTPVGMSQLVSNMLETVHAMNNAGISAYECLAFLESKMQEIFLQSESLAAFLLETEFCQLSTVTTALNLSENDIPLLLSIASIHTPQIAKKCGISFR; encoded by the exons CCAATTCCCATTTGATGGTCGACAAGTGCGAGTCCTCCTTTATCGAGAATGCGACAAGACCGGCCGCAAGTTGTTGTTCGACTCCAACGCACTGCAAAAAGTGACACTAAAGGAAACAAATGGCAACATTGGCAAAAGCGGTACTGATCGCTTTACAAGATTCAGTCAATACACTACAAACAATCGCAGTCGAAATGGTAACGCAAATAGTGGTAAATCTCAAGCTTATAAAACACATTCCAGTAATAGTTTCATTGAAGTTTGTGAAGAATATGGCTATAAG catGTACAACCAAACTCTGCAGAATTTACTAATATTGGAGAAATGGTATTCGGAGCGTCGGCTATGTCCTTTCGCGGAACAGCTTTTAAAGTACATTGGTTACAACAGCCACCTCGTATCTTATGTTCACAAGTTTTTCTCACACCAGTCTATTCTGGTAATGGACATTCGCCATATTCGACTATTTCCACAAACAGTTTGGCCACACCACGTACTTCTATATCTAGTGAACATGGCTCGATGGACAACTTTTCGATGAGTTCTTTTTCAATGCTGGGTTATCCTTTGAGCATTGGCCGACAATTTAGCCTGACTCCAAGCGATCGTAATAGTTTTATAACTAGCCCGCTGGATGTACCAGATCAACAGTCATTATCAACAGCTTCTGATGGTGGTAGAGCGGATAGTGTACCACGTTTATCGTCAACATACAGCACTGTTACCGATTCGGGTTACGACGGCATGAGTAGAAGTCAAATGTCCAGCGATCAATGGTCAGCATCGTATCAGTACTCTACACGCAGTAGTCTCGGCTCCATGTCGTCGGAGCAAATAGACACAttgcaaaaatacaattttgagtcaatatattttgcatatacacCATTGTTCGACGATAATACAAGTGACGGTAGCCTTCAGCGTCGCATCTCTCGTAATCTACGCACATCGTTTGAGAATGAACATgcaattaatgatttaattggATTTATCAGTGATAACTATTCGTCAACGGGGAATTCCAATTGTGGAGGCAGTGAAGGCGGGAATATGGGTGTGCCGAATTACAGACGAGCCAGTTATAGTGCGAATGAATCACGCAGTAACCCAGAAATTGGCCGACGTCGAGATACGTTGTCAAGTGTTGGCGGTAAGCCTTCGCATCGACGTGCTAAGCTGGGCTTGGCTGTGTGCATCACTATGAGTGAGTCTTTTGAAGAGGAGATGGAACTATTTTGTAGTGAGCACATAGCATTGCTGGAATCGATGTTGGGTCGGTTGCGTGCTTGTACGGAGCGAGCGTACATTAATCATAAAGAATTTTACCAG ATTATGTTTCAAGCATGGCTGGAGACACAACAGTGGTTTAGCGACTTGTTCACTGCACCTCGCATCAAATGCCCTATTTGGCTCAGTATAACCACCAGCGGCAACAAGTATTCAAAGAGCGTTGcagaaaaatttatgaaagaatTATGTTGGCTGCTTACATTTGCTGATACTAAGGATACTAATTT ttttatcaGCACTATGTTGACGGCCATTTTAACGCACCATCTGGGTTGGGTATCCACAGTTGCCGCATTTAATTCCATATCTTCCGTGACTGAGTCATCTACAGCAGCGATAGAACAACGCGCCAAACTTCTACAAGTCTCACAGAAACATCCCTATAATGCCCTCTGGGCACAAATGGGGGACCTATATGGAGCTATTGGACTGCCACCACGATTAGCGCGGACGGTTATATATGGCACAGAAAAATTAGCAGTGGAAAGACTGCTTAACATACTCACCTATTTCATACGATGTGGGGAAGTGAGACGTTCAGCTAAGCGTGAAGACTTTAACAAGGATACACTTAATTCTCTACTTCAAAAGCGAAAAAATGAAGTATTAAAGAAATGTAGCAACGGATCATATCAACGTGGTTCTAATCCCAAAAAGTCATCTCTCTCTGGGGACATAATAAACGGTGGCGGGGGGCTAAAACGTACACACacttgtaaacaaaatttaaacactATATCAGATAGTGGAGAATTATCTGAAGAGACCGTAGGGGAAGAAGAGAAAAGCAGTGATGAGGAGATGGATGGTGCTCAAGTTGTCCGCACGTTAAAAAAGAATGAAATTCCCAATGTATTGGCGTTTAGAGATTCCCGCTTTGTTCAACAAGAATTGCGAATTGGAAATTACCTAATGGACACaggcattgaaaaaaaatcgttgttAAAAATGGGAACATCTCAAAACAGCTGTAACAGTATGTCTCTAGCAGAGAAAGAGGGAAAAATAAGAGTTTTAATTACAACACCTGATAATGAAGAACTGTGCATAGAAGATGAAAGTTCACTCGGTGGTGGTAGTACAAGTGAAGAAGGTGCTGTAGAAGCCATAGAAATAGATACTGGTATTGAAGGACACTTTGCATTAGCGGATGAGGGGGTTGTGGATACAGGAAAGAGACACTTTTTCTGGCAAGTTGTAAAAGAAGGTGTCAGCCTAAAGCAGCTACAACGGGGAGAGAAAGCATTGAATATGTCTTATTCTGGTGATGGTGTACAACTCCGACATCAAATGGAATTAGATGAACCCATGACTAATCTGTCGCTTTCAGatctaattacacaaaataGCATGGGAAAGACTGATCGCATGACATGGGGCATAGAGCCGCGTCGTGAAAATGTGAGTTTAGAAGAAGAAATTCACTTTGATAATTGTCAGAAGAATCGTGCCAATGTAAATGCAAATTCTATAGGAGGTGTTGTATTTATGTTAGGCGAAAATGAGCCACTTGTTAACATTAAGAAAAGCAACGAAGATCTTATAACAGCTATTGAAAAAGAgggtacaaaaacaacacatgTGGATGACTCTAATACCGGCAGCACTCAACAACTTTGTCCACTACATCAACGTACACACGGCCCAACATCGAAGCGACACTCGGGCGTTAAGTTTAACTTTGAACAGTTTCCGCAAATCGCCACTAACTacatgaaaagcaaaaatttagtGTTATCCAACTATGACCTGTTATTGGACAagagcaataaatttaaaacacaaaGTGGTGGTGTCACGTTAGAAAGTTTAACTTCAGATTGTTCGTCATCTGCGTCGACAGCTATTGAAAGTACACCAGATAATTCTACGGAATGTATGGTTTGCAATAGCATACTTAACTCATATCAAACGCCCTCCAACGCTACTGAATTGGAATTTGAAACAGATGAGATACGTTCTCCCCATTGTCAACAATCAGCGACCAAAGTGTTGAGGAGTCCGACAacacacatgccatcgattagCACGCGTACTTTGCAGCCTATCGGCTCAGCTGCTTCAATTGATACACTGAAAGCTTCGTCTGTAGATAATTTTGCAGAACTTGAGCCTAAATTGTGCTCACCGCCATCTCCAACGGAGCGACAAAAGACGTACAACACAAATACACGTAAAGTATCCTCACACCGCGGTTCTATCTCATCTGTTGCTGCAAAGTGTGCGGCAGTAAATGAAGCATTACATTTAGTGAAACTACCGGTACCCGGAATTAGAGATATACCGCAAGAAGACGAAATAAGTGCTGGAGATGGCATGAAATTGCGAGCAGGTTTCGTACCGTCACTTTTTCTTAATGTTAGTGATCATTACGTGTCTGATATGGTCTTACag GGTACTTGTGCACCTCCAGAAAAATGGCAGATGTCACTTCGAGAAGATCTGGCTTTATCAGCTCGTGCTGCATCACTAATTTCATTGTCTGCTGAGAATGTGGCTATCGTAGCGGATATGGAAAAGTGGGATGTACGATTGATTTCGTCACAACTTCAACATTTTCCATACGTAGGCGAACAAAGTACTCCAGTGGGAATGTCGCAATTAGTGTCCAATATGCTCGAAACCGTGCATGCAATGAATAACGCTGGAATTTCCGCGTATGAG tgtTTGGCATTTCTGGAATCGAAAATGCAAGAAATTTTTCTCCAATCGGAATCGTTAGCCGCCTTTCTACTCGAAACAGAATTTTGCCAGTTAAGTACTGTAACCACAGCACTTAATCTTAGTGAAAACGATATTCCATTGCTATTATCGATTGCATCCATTCATACACCTCAAATAGCTAAAAAGTGTGGAATTAGCTTCCGGTGA
- the LOC126762088 gene encoding folliculin-interacting protein 1 isoform X2, translated as MRSVILRNNQFPFDGRQVRVLLYRECDKTGRKLLFDSNALQKVTLKETNGNIGKSGTDRFTRFSQYTTNNRSRNGNANSGKSQAYKTHSSNSFIEVCEEYGYKHVQPNSAEFTNIGEMVFGASAMSFRGTAFKVHWLQQPPRILCSQVFLTPVYSGNGHSPYSTISTNSLATPRTSISSEHGSMDNFSMSSFSMLGYPLSIGRQFSLTPSDRNSFITSPLDVPDQQSLSTASDGGRADSVPRLSSTYSTVTDSGYDGMSRSQMSSDQWSASYQYSTRSSLGSMSSEQIDTLQKYNFESIYFAYTPLFDDNTSDGSLQRRISRNLRTSFENEHAINDLIGFISDNYSSTGNSNCGGSEGGNMGVPNYRRASYSANESRSNPEIGRRRDTLSSVGGKPSHRRAKLGLAVCITMSESFEEEMELFCSEHIALLESMLGRLRACTERAYINHKEFYQIMFQAWLETQQWFSDLFTAPRIKCPIWLSITTSGNKYSKSVAEKFMKELCWLLTFADTKDTNFFISTMLTAILTHHLGWVSTVAAFNSISSVTESSTAAIEQRAKLLQVSQKHPYNALWAQMGDLYGAIGLPPRLARTVIYGTEKLAVERLLNILTYFIRCGEVRRSAKREDFNKDTLNSLLQKRKNEVLKKCSNGSYQRGSNPKKSSLSGDIINGGGGLKRTHTCKQNLNTISDSGELSEETVGEEEKSSDEEMDGAQVVRTLKKNEIPNVLAFRDSRFVQQELRIGNYLMDTGIEKKSLLKMGTSQNSCNSMSLAEKEGKIRVLITTPDNEELCIEDESSLGGGSTSEEGAVEAIEIDTGIEGHFALADEGVVDTGKRHFFWQVVKEGVSLKQLQRGEKALNMSYSGDGVQLRHQMELDEPMTNLSLSDLITQNSMGKTDRMTWGIEPRRENVSLEEEIHFDNCQKNRANVNANSIGGVVFMLGENEPLVNIKKSNEDLITAIEKEGTKTTHVDDSNTGSTQQLCPLHQRTHGPTSKRHSGVKFNFEQFPQIATNYMKSKNLVLSNYDLLLDKSNKFKTQSGGVTLESLTSDCSSSASTAIESTPDNSTECMVCNSILNSYQTPSNATELEFETDEIRSPHCQQSATKVLRSPTTHMPSISTRTLQPIGSAASIDTLKASSVDNFAELEPKLCSPPSPTERQKTYNTNTRKVSSHRGSISSVAAKCAAVNEALHLVKLPVPGIRDIPQEDEISAGDGMKLRAGFVPSLFLNVSDHYVSDMVLQGTCAPPEKWQMSLREDLALSARAASLISLSAENVAIVADMEKWDVRLISSQLQHFPYVGEQSTPVGMSQLVSNMLETVHAMNNAGISAYECLAFLESKMQEIFLQSESLAAFLLETEFCQLSTVTTALNLSENDIPLLLSIASIHTPQIAKKCGISFR; from the exons ATGCGTTCCGTTATTTTGCGCAACAA CCAATTCCCATTTGATGGTCGACAAGTGCGAGTCCTCCTTTATCGAGAATGCGACAAGACCGGCCGCAAGTTGTTGTTCGACTCCAACGCACTGCAAAAAGTGACACTAAAGGAAACAAATGGCAACATTGGCAAAAGCGGTACTGATCGCTTTACAAGATTCAGTCAATACACTACAAACAATCGCAGTCGAAATGGTAACGCAAATAGTGGTAAATCTCAAGCTTATAAAACACATTCCAGTAATAGTTTCATTGAAGTTTGTGAAGAATATGGCTATAAG catGTACAACCAAACTCTGCAGAATTTACTAATATTGGAGAAATGGTATTCGGAGCGTCGGCTATGTCCTTTCGCGGAACAGCTTTTAAAGTACATTGGTTACAACAGCCACCTCGTATCTTATGTTCACAAGTTTTTCTCACACCAGTCTATTCTGGTAATGGACATTCGCCATATTCGACTATTTCCACAAACAGTTTGGCCACACCACGTACTTCTATATCTAGTGAACATGGCTCGATGGACAACTTTTCGATGAGTTCTTTTTCAATGCTGGGTTATCCTTTGAGCATTGGCCGACAATTTAGCCTGACTCCAAGCGATCGTAATAGTTTTATAACTAGCCCGCTGGATGTACCAGATCAACAGTCATTATCAACAGCTTCTGATGGTGGTAGAGCGGATAGTGTACCACGTTTATCGTCAACATACAGCACTGTTACCGATTCGGGTTACGACGGCATGAGTAGAAGTCAAATGTCCAGCGATCAATGGTCAGCATCGTATCAGTACTCTACACGCAGTAGTCTCGGCTCCATGTCGTCGGAGCAAATAGACACAttgcaaaaatacaattttgagtcaatatattttgcatatacacCATTGTTCGACGATAATACAAGTGACGGTAGCCTTCAGCGTCGCATCTCTCGTAATCTACGCACATCGTTTGAGAATGAACATgcaattaatgatttaattggATTTATCAGTGATAACTATTCGTCAACGGGGAATTCCAATTGTGGAGGCAGTGAAGGCGGGAATATGGGTGTGCCGAATTACAGACGAGCCAGTTATAGTGCGAATGAATCACGCAGTAACCCAGAAATTGGCCGACGTCGAGATACGTTGTCAAGTGTTGGCGGTAAGCCTTCGCATCGACGTGCTAAGCTGGGCTTGGCTGTGTGCATCACTATGAGTGAGTCTTTTGAAGAGGAGATGGAACTATTTTGTAGTGAGCACATAGCATTGCTGGAATCGATGTTGGGTCGGTTGCGTGCTTGTACGGAGCGAGCGTACATTAATCATAAAGAATTTTACCAG ATTATGTTTCAAGCATGGCTGGAGACACAACAGTGGTTTAGCGACTTGTTCACTGCACCTCGCATCAAATGCCCTATTTGGCTCAGTATAACCACCAGCGGCAACAAGTATTCAAAGAGCGTTGcagaaaaatttatgaaagaatTATGTTGGCTGCTTACATTTGCTGATACTAAGGATACTAATTT ttttatcaGCACTATGTTGACGGCCATTTTAACGCACCATCTGGGTTGGGTATCCACAGTTGCCGCATTTAATTCCATATCTTCCGTGACTGAGTCATCTACAGCAGCGATAGAACAACGCGCCAAACTTCTACAAGTCTCACAGAAACATCCCTATAATGCCCTCTGGGCACAAATGGGGGACCTATATGGAGCTATTGGACTGCCACCACGATTAGCGCGGACGGTTATATATGGCACAGAAAAATTAGCAGTGGAAAGACTGCTTAACATACTCACCTATTTCATACGATGTGGGGAAGTGAGACGTTCAGCTAAGCGTGAAGACTTTAACAAGGATACACTTAATTCTCTACTTCAAAAGCGAAAAAATGAAGTATTAAAGAAATGTAGCAACGGATCATATCAACGTGGTTCTAATCCCAAAAAGTCATCTCTCTCTGGGGACATAATAAACGGTGGCGGGGGGCTAAAACGTACACACacttgtaaacaaaatttaaacactATATCAGATAGTGGAGAATTATCTGAAGAGACCGTAGGGGAAGAAGAGAAAAGCAGTGATGAGGAGATGGATGGTGCTCAAGTTGTCCGCACGTTAAAAAAGAATGAAATTCCCAATGTATTGGCGTTTAGAGATTCCCGCTTTGTTCAACAAGAATTGCGAATTGGAAATTACCTAATGGACACaggcattgaaaaaaaatcgttgttAAAAATGGGAACATCTCAAAACAGCTGTAACAGTATGTCTCTAGCAGAGAAAGAGGGAAAAATAAGAGTTTTAATTACAACACCTGATAATGAAGAACTGTGCATAGAAGATGAAAGTTCACTCGGTGGTGGTAGTACAAGTGAAGAAGGTGCTGTAGAAGCCATAGAAATAGATACTGGTATTGAAGGACACTTTGCATTAGCGGATGAGGGGGTTGTGGATACAGGAAAGAGACACTTTTTCTGGCAAGTTGTAAAAGAAGGTGTCAGCCTAAAGCAGCTACAACGGGGAGAGAAAGCATTGAATATGTCTTATTCTGGTGATGGTGTACAACTCCGACATCAAATGGAATTAGATGAACCCATGACTAATCTGTCGCTTTCAGatctaattacacaaaataGCATGGGAAAGACTGATCGCATGACATGGGGCATAGAGCCGCGTCGTGAAAATGTGAGTTTAGAAGAAGAAATTCACTTTGATAATTGTCAGAAGAATCGTGCCAATGTAAATGCAAATTCTATAGGAGGTGTTGTATTTATGTTAGGCGAAAATGAGCCACTTGTTAACATTAAGAAAAGCAACGAAGATCTTATAACAGCTATTGAAAAAGAgggtacaaaaacaacacatgTGGATGACTCTAATACCGGCAGCACTCAACAACTTTGTCCACTACATCAACGTACACACGGCCCAACATCGAAGCGACACTCGGGCGTTAAGTTTAACTTTGAACAGTTTCCGCAAATCGCCACTAACTacatgaaaagcaaaaatttagtGTTATCCAACTATGACCTGTTATTGGACAagagcaataaatttaaaacacaaaGTGGTGGTGTCACGTTAGAAAGTTTAACTTCAGATTGTTCGTCATCTGCGTCGACAGCTATTGAAAGTACACCAGATAATTCTACGGAATGTATGGTTTGCAATAGCATACTTAACTCATATCAAACGCCCTCCAACGCTACTGAATTGGAATTTGAAACAGATGAGATACGTTCTCCCCATTGTCAACAATCAGCGACCAAAGTGTTGAGGAGTCCGACAacacacatgccatcgattagCACGCGTACTTTGCAGCCTATCGGCTCAGCTGCTTCAATTGATACACTGAAAGCTTCGTCTGTAGATAATTTTGCAGAACTTGAGCCTAAATTGTGCTCACCGCCATCTCCAACGGAGCGACAAAAGACGTACAACACAAATACACGTAAAGTATCCTCACACCGCGGTTCTATCTCATCTGTTGCTGCAAAGTGTGCGGCAGTAAATGAAGCATTACATTTAGTGAAACTACCGGTACCCGGAATTAGAGATATACCGCAAGAAGACGAAATAAGTGCTGGAGATGGCATGAAATTGCGAGCAGGTTTCGTACCGTCACTTTTTCTTAATGTTAGTGATCATTACGTGTCTGATATGGTCTTACag GGTACTTGTGCACCTCCAGAAAAATGGCAGATGTCACTTCGAGAAGATCTGGCTTTATCAGCTCGTGCTGCATCACTAATTTCATTGTCTGCTGAGAATGTGGCTATCGTAGCGGATATGGAAAAGTGGGATGTACGATTGATTTCGTCACAACTTCAACATTTTCCATACGTAGGCGAACAAAGTACTCCAGTGGGAATGTCGCAATTAGTGTCCAATATGCTCGAAACCGTGCATGCAATGAATAACGCTGGAATTTCCGCGTATGAG tgtTTGGCATTTCTGGAATCGAAAATGCAAGAAATTTTTCTCCAATCGGAATCGTTAGCCGCCTTTCTACTCGAAACAGAATTTTGCCAGTTAAGTACTGTAACCACAGCACTTAATCTTAGTGAAAACGATATTCCATTGCTATTATCGATTGCATCCATTCATACACCTCAAATAGCTAAAAAGTGTGGAATTAGCTTCCGGTGA